In Vicinamibacteria bacterium, one DNA window encodes the following:
- a CDS encoding Smr/MutS family protein — protein MPRARSHGYRPFMVLEKLVASGDIELAPDTDKLVAPPRKLSPSLSDEEAFEAGMEGVRPLGWSETPLSLPVPFEIPRRSSGEAEALAELAAFVDGQGEMDPFATGEGIEGASSRRGRLYLPRLKRGDFSVQDHLDLHGLDLVEAKRVLERFLRRARHLGQSCVRVVHGRGTHSDSEPSLMKRELTRWLSSRRLSRTVVAFASARWKDGGSGAVYVLLYGKWRPPR, from the coding sequence ATGCCCCGAGCCCGTAGCCACGGATATCGTCCGTTCATGGTGCTCGAGAAGCTGGTCGCGAGCGGCGACATCGAGCTCGCGCCCGATACGGACAAGCTCGTCGCGCCGCCGAGAAAGCTCTCGCCCTCGCTCAGCGACGAAGAGGCCTTCGAGGCGGGTATGGAGGGCGTTCGCCCTCTCGGATGGAGCGAGACCCCTCTCAGCCTTCCCGTTCCTTTCGAGATCCCGAGGCGCTCGAGCGGCGAGGCCGAAGCTCTCGCCGAGCTCGCCGCCTTCGTGGACGGACAAGGAGAGATGGATCCCTTCGCGACCGGCGAAGGAATCGAAGGAGCCTCGAGCCGGAGGGGACGGCTCTACCTCCCGCGCCTGAAACGAGGCGATTTCTCGGTGCAGGACCACCTCGACCTCCACGGACTCGATCTCGTCGAGGCCAAACGAGTCCTCGAACGGTTCTTGCGCCGAGCGCGCCACCTAGGGCAGTCCTGCGTTCGCGTGGTCCACGGTCGCGGCACCCACTCCGACTCCGAGCCCTCGCTCATGAAGCGCGAGCTCACCCGTTGGCTTTCGTCGAGGCGTTTGAGCCGAACGGTCGTGGCCTTCGCCTCGGCGCGGTGGAAGGACGGCGGAAGCGGCGCCGTCTACGTGCTTCTCTACGGCAAGTGGCGCCCACCTCGTTAG
- a CDS encoding Ig-like domain-containing protein — protein MMRAVLVATLCASALPTLEAQYGQYQGQEPQRVSIHELVTTSALYNERPVIVEGEIHFGDTADMNSNIFELRGKDTLRVVRIGTAAGSMEDLRFLAGQRALITGIFFDLQSVMMPERHPVLRYYPGVLRQDSLGFDKQYFIAVRGVETLTEVESDLGPGDPANTPDIVDPDIDASGLATVDLRALIKDPGPYLGKRIVVLGKFRGSNLYGDLSIRDKRTPRDFVIKVADAAIWVTGRRPRGDGFELNPARRRDTGKWLRVIGQPWEYEETTYLRAEKVEMAEDPDDPDLEPVRIDHTAEKEIGPPPEVIFTLPLAGETIPLDSEFRVQFSKDMNATSFHRNVDLLYADDDGIGNPFPELEVHYDGNGRTLTVKPNKTLEPGKELRLILYDAIEDADGQTLPVEEGASDVERGAAVVLTFRTARG, from the coding sequence ATGATGCGGGCTGTTCTCGTGGCGACGCTTTGTGCTAGTGCGCTCCCCACTCTCGAGGCGCAATACGGGCAGTACCAGGGCCAGGAGCCGCAGCGTGTGAGCATCCACGAGCTCGTCACCACGAGCGCGCTGTACAACGAGCGACCGGTGATCGTGGAAGGCGAAATCCACTTCGGGGATACGGCCGACATGAATAGCAACATCTTCGAGCTTCGAGGGAAGGACACCCTCCGCGTCGTTCGAATCGGCACCGCGGCAGGGAGCATGGAGGATCTCCGGTTCCTGGCGGGGCAGAGGGCTCTGATTACCGGCATCTTCTTCGACCTTCAGAGCGTGATGATGCCCGAGCGCCACCCCGTGCTCCGCTATTACCCCGGCGTCTTGCGACAAGACTCGCTGGGTTTCGACAAGCAGTACTTCATCGCGGTCCGAGGGGTCGAGACGCTCACCGAGGTCGAAAGCGATCTCGGACCCGGGGACCCGGCGAATACGCCCGACATCGTGGACCCCGACATCGATGCCTCCGGCCTCGCGACCGTCGATTTGAGGGCTCTCATCAAGGACCCGGGGCCCTACCTGGGAAAGCGCATCGTCGTCCTGGGCAAGTTCCGGGGAAGCAACCTCTACGGCGACCTTTCGATCCGCGACAAACGCACTCCGCGTGATTTCGTCATCAAAGTGGCCGACGCCGCCATCTGGGTGACCGGTCGAAGGCCGCGAGGCGACGGATTCGAGCTCAACCCCGCTCGGAGGCGCGACACGGGAAAGTGGCTCCGCGTCATCGGTCAGCCCTGGGAGTACGAAGAAACGACTTACCTCAGAGCCGAAAAGGTGGAAATGGCCGAGGATCCCGACGATCCGGACCTCGAGCCCGTCCGGATCGACCACACCGCTGAAAAGGAGATCGGGCCACCTCCCGAAGTCATCTTCACGCTGCCCCTTGCGGGCGAGACGATCCCGCTCGATTCCGAGTTCCGCGTCCAGTTCTCCAAGGACATGAACGCGACGAGCTTCCACCGAAACGTGGATCTTCTGTATGCCGACGACGACGGCATCGGGAATCCCTTCCCCGAGCTCGAGGTCCACTACGACGGCAACGGCCGCACCCTGACGGTTAAGCCGAACAAGACGCTCGAGCCAGGAAAAGAGCTGAGGCTCATCCTCTACGATGCCATCGAGGACGCAGACGGCCAGACGCTTCCCGTCGAGGAGGGGGCCTCGGACGTGGAGCGGGGCGCGGCCGTCGTCCTGACGTTCCGAACCGCTCGAGGCTGA